In the Telopea speciosissima isolate NSW1024214 ecotype Mountain lineage chromosome 2, Tspe_v1, whole genome shotgun sequence genome, one interval contains:
- the LOC122650523 gene encoding probable protein phosphatase 2C 73, translated as MGACCSTKMEKRERFMEREEEAAREIVVEEENDIRQGDHGSRVRLRGPSQFTSMFTERGRKGVNQDTMTIWEGFGGEEGKIFCGVFDGHGPSGHKVALHIRDLLPSKLCAVLNSSNNNDVETPSANEEDGDVYDPESDYIVDTVSKDDPFFPTFSSWKSGFLKAYRETDKELSSDSNIDSFYSGTTAVTILRQGEHLLIANLGDSRAVLCSIDNRNQPFPVQLTVDLKPSIPSEAERIKKRKGRVMAMEKEPNVSRVWMPEENCPGLAMARAFGDFCLKDYGLISVPQVSYKKLTSKDEFVVIATDGVWDVLSNREVVKIVASARKRSIAAKILVDHAIHAWRTKYPKSRIDDCAVICLFLKPISSSSSFSTEENKDSSIPRGLKVSRSTKTTKSSEVSEPAMSPASTNWSAVEGFSSLITAVNLPRSASDAITGRKISMEDEAQEKSD; from the exons atgggggCTTGTTGCAGTACTAAGATggaaaaaagggaaagattCATGGagcgagaagaagaagcagcaagagaaattgttgttgaagaagaaaatgatataCGTCAGGGAGATCATGGGTCTCGTGTTAGGTTACGTGGTCCTTCTCAATTCACATCCATGTTCactgaaagaggaagaaaaggtGTTAATCAAGATACTATGACCATATGggag ggtttcggTGGAGAAGAAGGTAAGATCTTCTGTGGTGTTTTTGATGGACATGGACCTTCAGGTCACAAGGTTGCACTTCATATAAGGGATCTTCTACCATCGAAACTATGTGCAGTATTGAATTCATCTAACAACAATGATGTTGAAACACCATCAGCTAATGAAGAAGATGGTGATGTTTATGATCCTGAAAGTGATTACATTGTTGATACCGTTAGCAAAGACGATCCTTTTTTCCCCACATTTTCTTCATGGAAATCTGGTTTTCTTAAGGCCTACCGCGAAACTGATAAGGAACTCAGCTCGGATTCCAACATTGATTCTTTCTATAGTGGTACCACTGCAGTTACTATCCTTAGACAG gGGGAGCACTTGCTGATAGCGAATTTGGGAGATTCTCGTGCGGTTCTTTGCTCAATAGACAACAGAAACCAACCCTTTCCCGTCCAACTTACAGTCGATTTAAAACCAAGTATTCCAA GTGAAGCTGAAAGGATTAAGAAACGTAAAGGAAGAGTTATGGCCATGGAAAAAGAACCAAATGTGAGTAGAGTGTGGATGCCAGAGGAAAATTGTCCAGGTCTAGCAATGGCAAGAGCTTTTGGGGATTTCTGCTTGAAAGATTATGGACTCATTTCTGTCCCTCAAGTTTCTTATAAAAAACTTACAAGCAAAGATGAATTTGTTGTCATAGCAACTGATGGG GTATGGGATGTTCTATCAAACAGAGAAGTTGTTAAGATAGTTGCTTCGGCGAGGAAACGTTCTATTGCAGCAAAAATTTTAGTAGATCATGCAATTCATGCTTGGAGAACAAAATACCCAAAATCAAGAATTGATGATTGTGCAGTAATTTGCCTATTCCTGAAACCTatatcttcatcttctagtttCAGCACTGAAGAGAACAAGGACAGTTCAATTCCCAGGGGACTGAAGGTTTCTCGAAGTACTAAAACAACAAAAAGTTCTGAAGTTTCTGAACCAGCAATGTCACCTGCTTCAACAAATTGGAGTGCTGTTGAAGGATTTAGTAGCCTTATTACTGCAGTAAATCTTCCTCGATCAGCCAGTGATGCTATTACTGGAAGGAAGATATCAATGGAAGATGAAGCACAAGAGAAAAGCGATTAA
- the LOC122650519 gene encoding uncharacterized protein LOC122650519, with protein sequence MGNSLRCCLACVLPFGALDVIRIVHLNGHVEEITRPISAGEVLKENPNHVLSKPSSQGGVVRRILILSPESDLKRGNIYFLIPSSSLPADKKKKKNRTHHLSNHSSSSSSSTKIKKTIKPITTATTTTTTNSGCGPKDCDRYLTEILSEKKSSRRDRRSGRVSVWRPHLESISEDL encoded by the coding sequence ATGGGAAACAGCTTGAGATGCTGCTTGGCGTGTGTTCTTCCATTTGGAGCTCTAGATGTGATCCGGATCGTCCATTTAAACGGGCATGTAGAAGAGATCACCCGTCCGATCTCTGCTGGTGAGGTTCTCAAAGAAAACCCCAACCATGTCCTTAGCAAACCATCCTCTCAGGGTGGAGTTGTTCGAAGAATTCTCATTCTCTCCCCTGAATCCGATCTCAAGAGAGGTAATATCTACTTCTtgattccctcttcttctctccctgctgacaagaagaagaagaagaacagaaccCACCACCTCTCCAATcactcttcctcctcttcctcttccacgAAAATCAAGAAGACGATAAAACccatcaccaccgccaccacaaCCACAACCACTAATAGCGGATGTGGGCCCAAAGATTGCGACCGATACCTCACTGAAATCCTCTCAGAGAAGAAATCTTCCCGTCGAGATCGCCGCAGTGGCCGAGTTTCAGTCTGGCGGCCTCACCTCGAGAGCATCTCTGAAGACTTGTAG
- the LOC122650520 gene encoding cation/H(+) antiporter 15-like, producing MNITNVKIGAEESYGFLCIPQNRLLCKGVFNGDNPFKFIGPIFLAQLAIGAFFTSACQFLLRPLGQANIVGQILGGIIAGPSVLGQNKEYMETIFPGKSMNLMKTISLFACMTFVFLVGVRMDVDVVKRSGNKEWAIGIITFLLPMLISVPTSFLFHRFTQEKSKLDIHAEIIDGELQFIAILCSITSFHDISCVLHDLKLLNSEIGRIATSSSMISGMLGWFTLMVAFTVKQSVKVGLGLGPCFLIFASMGVAIIILVYGIKPMVVWMINQTPDGKPIKEIYVIIVFLIFLFCAFLSQLNGQLPFFMPMFLGLIIPAGPPLGSTVVDTIDCFVSYIMLPLYFLLNGGEVQLSGISSFTWWVIATLSLNSALGKFVGTLLPCVYYQMPFVESLSLALLLCAVGLVDLLAYTRSLYLGYITSTSFSIMSIMAPIITGVVSFTVKYLYDPSRRYESYRRRTIEHTHSHSELRILVCINNQESVPTILNILEASNPTRESPLGVYVLHLFELVGRASPLLVAHQTSGSKGKGLNHKSNHTQRIMNAFKIFENNNQGIVFVQFYTCIAPYSTMHEDICTVALDKYTSLLILHFHKFWSSEGVMVESAGLRNANKRVLKKSPCSVAILVDLGAFGRPRSIHESWSFYRIGLIFIGGADDREALFYAIRMVAHPNVKLTVVRFIEATQDEDRIDGVDQSIEMKLDCDLINEFRVSFAHVNMGRVSYMEEVIKDSLDTKNVIQSMGDSSDLILTGRRHQSNAYSFRGIKERMKFPELGRIGDMLASNVYKTTVSLLVVQQHNFSKGEVEREGPRLVLDISNSNKTSKSYCSEESKEKSFIDDFKIAKREQ from the exons ATGAATATTACAAATGTTAAAATTGGGGCGGAGGAGAGCTATGGATTCCTGTGCATCCCACAAAATAGGCTCCTCTGCAAAGGAGTCTTCAATGGCGATAATCCCTTCAAGTTTATTGGTCCTATTTTCCTTGCTCAGCTCGCCATCGGTGCCTTCTTCACTAGCGCTTGCCAATTCCTTCTTAGACCTTTGGGCCAAGCCAACATTGTTGGCCAAATCCTG GGTGGTATAATTGCAGGGCCCTCAGTTCTTGGGCAGAACAAAGAATATATGGAAACCATATTCCCAGGAAAAAGCATGAATTTAATGAAGACAATATCATTGTTTGCGTGTATGACGTTCGTGTTTCTAGTTGGTGTGAGAATGGATGTGGATGTAGTGAAGAGATCTGGTAACAAAGAATGGGCAATTGGTATCATAACCTTCCTTCTTCCTATGCTAATAAGTGTCCCAACCAGTTTCTTATTCCATCGTTTCACCCAAGAAAAGTCAAAGTTAGATATCCATGCAGAGATAATTGATGGTGAACTCCAATTCATTGCAATTTTATGTTCCATTACTTCTTTTCATGATATCTCTTGCGTTCTTCATGACTTGAAGCTTCTCAATTCTGAGATAGGCCGTATAGCTACTTCATCTTCTATGATAAGTGGAATGCTTGGTTGGTTTACTCTAATGGTGGCTTTCACAGTAAAGCAATCAGTGaaagttgggttagggttggggcCATGTTTTCTGATATTTGCATCTATGGGTGTAGCAATCATCATTCTTGTCTATGGAATCAAACCAATGGTCGTTTGGATGATCAACCAAACACCAGATGGAAAACCAATCAAGGAAATTTATGtcattattgttttcttgatatTCCTCTTTTGTGCTTTCCTGAGTCAACTAAATGGTCAACTTCCTTTCTTCATGCCTATGTTTTTAGGGTTAATTATACCAGCTGGACCTCCATTGGGATCTACAGTGGTGGATACCATTGATTGCTTTGTTTCATATATAATGTTACCACTCTATTTTCTACTCAATGGTGGAGAGGTTCAATTATCTGGAATAAGTAGCTTCACTTGGTGGGTTATCGCAACTTTGAGCTTGAATTCTGCtttgggaaagtttgtaggGACTTTGCTGCCTTGTGTCTACTACCAAATGCCTTTCgttgagtctctctctcttgcactCCTCTTATGTGCTGTTGGCCTCGTGGATTTATTGGCTTATACTCGCTCACTCTACCTTGGG TACATAACCAGTACATCATTCAGCATAATGAGCATAATGGCTCCTATCATCACTGGTGTAGTCTCATTCACAGTAAAGTACCTCTACGATCCATCAAGGAGATATGAGTCTTACAGAAGAAGGACTATTGAACATACCCATAGCCATTCAGAGCTTCGTATTCTGGTGTGCATCAACAATCAAGAAAGTGTCCCAACCATTCTCAACATTCTAGAAGCTTCCAACCCTACAAGAGAGAGTCCTTTAGGTGTATATGTCCTCCACCTATTTGAGCTAGTTGGTCGAGCATCTCCACTCCttgtagctcatcaaacctcaggAAGCAAAGGGAAAGGTTTAAACCACAAATCTAACCACACCCAAAGAATCATGAATGCCTTTAAAATCTTCGAAAATAACAACCAAGGGATTGTTTTTGTACAATTCTACACTTGCATAGCTCCCTACTCCACCATGCATGAAGACATCTGCACCGTCGCTCTTGATAAGTATACTTCCCTTTTAATCCTTCATTTCCATAAATTCTGGTCTAGTGAAGGAGTAATGGTTGAATCTGCTGGTCTTAGAAACGCAAATAAACGTGTTCTTAAAAAATCCCCTTGTTCAGTTGCCATCCTTGTTGATCTTGGAGCTTTTGGACGGCCAAGATCTATCCATGAAAGTTGGTCTTTTTATAGGATTGGTTTGATCTTCATTGGTGGGGCCGACGATCGAGAAGCACTGTTTTACGCTATCCGTATGGTGGCTCACCCTAATGTTAAACTCACGGTGGTTCGATTCATTGAAGCAACGCAAGATGAGGACAGAATTGACGGTGTAGATCAATCTATTGAGATGAAGTTGGATTGTGATCTGATCAATGAGTTTCGGGTTAGTTTTGCCCATGTGAATATGGGTCGGGTTTCTTACATGGAAGAAGTTATCAAAGACAGCTTAGACACAAAAAATGTGATTCAATCTATGGGTGATTCTTCTGACCTAATATTAACTGGGAGACGCCATCAAAGTAATGCATATTCGTTCAGAGGAATTAAAGAGAGAATGAAGTTTCCAGAGCTTGGACGTATTGGTGATATGCTTGCTTCCAATGTTTACAAAACTACAGTTTCATTGTTGGTAGTGCAACAACATAATTTCTCTAAAGGAGAAGTAGAGAGAGAAGGGCCAAGATTGGTTTTGGATATTTCCAACAGCAACAAAACTAGTAAGAGTTATTGCAGTGAAGAAAGCAAGGAAAAAAGTTTTATAGATGATTTCAAAATTGCAAAGAGAGAACAGTAG